Proteins found in one Miscanthus floridulus cultivar M001 chromosome 4, ASM1932011v1, whole genome shotgun sequence genomic segment:
- the LOC136552965 gene encoding RING-H2 finger protein ATL72-like — MASLRAALLLLPPLSVVVAMAARCLCRVMARKLSALARSQFACLPSGGPSFRYLVSSPSVEDIKGGGGQLPVGLYSRRTTRRRGPGGSCVGEESEEEECVFCLSGIEEGSEVRELRCRHLFHRACLDRWVRARPVAATCPLCRGRLLASPPWEVAGYYYDDEEEGDEEAVEEDSDMMLFMACVHSSSSWLWPS; from the coding sequence ATGGCGAGCCTGCGAGCAGCCCTGCTGCTCCTCCCGCCGCTCTCCGTcgtggtggccatggcggcgcggtgtCTGTGCCGCGTGATGGCGCGCAAGCTGAGCGCGCTGGCGCGCTCCCAGTTCGCGTGCCTCCCGTCCGGCGGGCCGTCGTTCCGGTACCTGGTCTCCTCGCCGTCCGTGGAGGACATcaagggcggcggcggccagctGCCGGTGGGGCTTTATTCCCGGAGGACGACGCGCCGGCGCGGCCCCGGTGGCAGCTGCGTCGGCGAGGAAAGCGAGGAGGAGGAGTGCGTGTTCTGCCTGAGCGGCATCGAGGAAGGGTCGGAGGTGAGGGAGCTCCGGTGCCGGCACCTCTTCCACCGCGCCTGCCTGGACCGCTGGGTCCGGGCGCGGCCGGTGGCGGCGACGTGCCCGCTGTGCCGCGGGCGGCTGCTGGCGTCGCCGCCGTGGGAAGTGGCGGGGTACTACTACGATGACGAGGAGGAGGGCGatgaggaggcggtggaggaggactCGGACATGATGCTGTTCATGGCGtgcgtgcacagcagcagcagctggctgTGGCCGTCGTGA